The Verrucomicrobiia bacterium genomic interval GAAGAAAAATTGGCCGTGTACCGCCGGGTCCGCGATGAAATCCGGCGCTTTGTGGAAACCCTCCCCGAGAGCCTCAACGCCGGCCGCTGACGCCGCGCCGTTTTCCTGTTGTCGTCAGACCGGCGGGCCGTTAGGTTTGCGCCCGATGATTGGCCGTATCTTGCCATGTTGGATGCTGTTGGCCGCCGGCCTTGCCGGTGCCGCAGGGCCTTCCCTCAATGAACTCCGGGAGGTCCTGCTCAAACATTTGGAGGGCGTCAACCCGGAGATGCTGGACGAAGCCGCCGTGGACGGCATCTTGCGCCGCTTCAGCAACCAGGTCATGCTCGTGACCAACGCCGCCCCCCGCGCCCCACGCTCCGCCACCGCGGACACCAATGCCCCCGCCGTCGCCCAGCACCGCATCTTCGACGACCAATATGGTTATTTGCGCCTCACCCGTCTCGAAAGCGAAACCGTGGACGAAATCACCCGGGCTTTGTCTGAACTGACCTCCTCCAATCAACTCAAGGGCCTCGTGTTGGACCTCCGCTTCGCCGCCGGACGCGACCTGGCCGCCGCCGGACGCCTGGCCCAATGGTTCGTGGGCCGCAACCGCCTCCTCATGGAATGGAAAGGCCAAAAAATCACCGCCCCGCCCGAACCCGCCGGGAACCCCGGCCCGCTGGTCGTCCTCATCAACGGCCAGACCAAAGGCGCGCCCGAAGTGCTGGCGGCCATCCTCCGCGAACAAATCACCGCCGTCCTCATCGGCTCCCCCACCAGCGGCGACACCGCCGAGTATCGCGAAGTCACCCTCGCCAACGGCCAGCTCCTCCGCCTGGCCGTGGCCGCCGTCACCCTCGGCGACGGCCAGCCCCTCAAACCCGGCGGCGTCCGCCCGGACATCCTCGCCGCCGTCAGTGAACGCGAAGAACGCGCCTATCTCGACAACCCCTTCCGCCTGGGAGAGGGAGGCGGCGACCCGGCCTCGCGCCCACGCCTCACCGAAGCCGACCTCGTCCGCATGAAACGGGAAAGCTCCGAAGGCGAAAGCCCCGCCCGCCCCCGCCCCTCCACCCGCCCGGACCCCGCCGCCCAACTGGTGCGCGACCCGGCTCTGGCCCGGGGACTGGACTTGCTTAAAGGTTTGAATCTGCTCAAAATGGGCCGCGGTTCCTGAGGAGCCTGCCCATCAGGCGCCCCAAGGCGGGTTTTACCATTGACGCCAACACCTGTCTTGACCAACTTGACCGCTGGTTGACGGCATGAAAACCGTACTGTTTGTCTGCACCGGAAATATCTGCCGCAGTCCCATGGCCGAAGGATTGCTGCGCCATCTGACCCGCGACAAAGGCGGGTACCGCGCACTCTCCTGCGGCCTGGGCACGCTCGAAGGCCAGATGCCCAGCGCCCACGCCGTCCGGGCCATGGCTGACATCGGCATTGACATCTCGCACCAGCGCAGCCAGCCCATTAGCGCCGCCCTCGTCGAGCAGGCCGATGTCATCGTCGGCATGACCCGCAGTCATGTGGAACAAATCCTCCTCCTGTACCCCCACGCGGCCGAAAAAACCTTCCTCTTGCGCGAATTTGACGACACCCTGCCCAACCACCAAAAAGACATCGCCGACCCCATCGGCATGCCCTACGAGGTCTATGTCGAATGCCGCCGGCAAATTGAACAAGGAATCCGAGCCATGCTGAACTTTTTTGAATCCGCTCAAAACCACCGCGAAACCACCGCCCAGCTCCGCGCCGCCATCGGCGCCGACCACGGCGGCTTCGCCTTGAAGGAAGCCCTCAAACCCCTCCTGGAGGCGCGCGGCTTTGTCGTCGAAGACCACGGCGCCGCCTCCGCGGAATCCTGTGACTACCCCGACTACGCCCAGGCCGTCGCCGAAGAAGTCGCCCTGGGCCGGGCCGCCTTGGGCGTCCTCGTCTGCACCACCGGCATCGGCATGAGCATGGCCGCCAACAAAATCCCCGGCGCGCGCGCGGCCCTCGTCACCACCCCCGAGCTGGCCCGCCTGGCCCGCACGCACAACGATGCCAACATCCTTTGCCTCGGCGCCAAAGTCACCCCCCCCGAAACCGCCAAAGCCATCCTCGAAGCCTTCCTCGAGGCCGGCTTCGAAGGCGGCCGCCATCTGCGCCGCGTCCTCAAGATGGAAAAAGGCCTCTCCTGCCCCGGCCTCTGGTTGAAACGCACCGACCCGGCCATCGCCGACGCCATCGCCCGCGAGCGCCAGCGCCAGCAGGAAAACATCGAGCTGATCGCCAGCGAGAACTTCACCAGCCTCGCCGTCATGGAGGCCCAGGGCTCCGTCCTCACCAACAAATACGCCGAAGGCTACCCCGGCAAACGCTGGTATGGCGGCTGCGAAAATGTGGACGTGGCCGAGCAACTGGCCGTGGACCGCGCCAAGGCCCTCTTCGGCGCCGAACATGCCAACGTCCAGCCCCACTCCGGCAGCTCGGCCAACATGGCCGTTTATTTCGCCATGCTCAAGCCCGGCGACAAAATGCTGACCATGGACCTCAGCCACGGCGGCCATCTGACCCACGGCAACAAGGCCAATTTCTCCGGCAAGTTCTTTGAAATCATCCATTACGGCGTGCGCCGCGAGGACGAGCGCATTGATTACCATCAACTGGCCGACCTCGCCCGCCAGCACCGCCCCCGCATGATCACCGTGGGCGCCAGCGCCTACCCGCGCATCATTGATTTTGCCCAAATGGGCGAAATCGCCCGCGAGGTCGGCGCCCTCCTCCTGGCCGATATTGCCCACATCGCCGGCCTCATCGCCGCCGGCCTGCACCCCAGCCCGGTCGGCCACGCCGATTTTGTCACCACCACCACCCACAAAACCTTGCGCGGACCTCGCGGCGGCCTCATCCTCTGCAAGGCCCAGTACGCCAAGGAAATTGACTCCATCACCTTCCCCGGCATCCAGGGCGGCCCGCTCATGCACGTCATCGCCGCCAAGGCCGTCTGCTTCCAGGAAGCCATGCAGCCGGAGTTCAAAACGTACCAGCAAAATATCCTCAAAAACGCCCAGGCCCTGGCGCAGGGGCTCGCCCGCAACAACTTCCGCCTCGTCAGCGGCGGCACCGACAACCACCTCATGCTCGTGGATGTCGGCGCCCGCGGCATGACCGGCAAGGACTGCCAGATTGCCCTCGACGAAGCCGGCATCACCGTCAACAAAAACACCATCCCCTTTGAAACCCGCTCCCCCTTCCAGGCCAGCGGCATCCGCCTCGGCACCCCGGCCGTCACCACCCGCGGCATGGGCGAAAAGGAAATGGCCGCCATTGCCGACATGATTGCCGAAGTGCTCTGTGACCTCAAAAATCCCGCCACCGCCCGCCAGGTCCGCGAGCGCGTGCGCGAGCTGACCGCGAAATTCCCCTTGCCCTATTGATTTTTGCTGGTAAGTTAACTCCGTCACCAGCCCGCACGGGGCTGGGCGTTGTTTAGACCCGCGTTAGGATAATGCATTCCAACATTGGCGCCTCGGGTCGCCCGATGCGCGCCTTGGTATTGACCCTGCCGCGTTAGATTTTTAATAACATTTACAAAATGGCTAAAGCGTATGCCACGAACTGCTAAAACCAAAACGGCCAAAAAAAAGGCCGCCAAAAATTTGACCGAAGCCCCTGAGACCTCCCAGGAAAACCAGGCGGCGATGGCGCTTGTCTCCGAAGCCGGCCCGCCCCCGGCCGCCGACAAAGAGCCGGAAAAAGAAGGGCCGGTGCGCGACGCCTCCGACCTGCGCCCCCCCCAACATGCCGTCGAAACCACCGAGGGCATGAACGAAGCCCCCGCCGCCCCCGTGGACCGCAGCGCCCCCGGCTCCATCAACATCGCCAAGCTGCAGGCCATGAGCATGCCGGAGCTGACCAAAATGGCCAAGGAATGGGGCGTGGAAAACTTCGGCACCATGCGCAAGCATGAGATCATCTTCCAGCTCCTCCAGAAAAATGCCGAGCGCAGCGGCGTCATGTTCTCCGAAGGCGTCCTGGAAGTGCTCCCCGAAGGCTTTGGCTTCCTCCGCTCCCAAAGTTTCAACTACCTCCCCTGCCCCGAGGATATTTACGTCTCCCCCTCCCAAATCCGCCGCTTCGATTTGCAAACCGGCAATGTCGTCGCCGGCCAGATCCGCCCCCCCAAGGAAAAGGAAAAGTTCTTCGCCCTCCTCAAAGTCGAGGCCGTGGACGGCGAAGACCCGGAAAAGGCCAAGGACAAAACCCATTTCGACAATCTCACCCCGCTCTTCCCCAACAAGCGTTTCATCCTCGAAACCGAACCCGATGAACTGTCCACCCGCGTGCTGGACCTCGTCTGCCCCATCGGCAAAGGCACCCGCGGCCTGATTGTCGCCCCCCCCCGCACCGGCAAAACGGTGCTCATGCAAAAACTCGCCAACGCCATCCTCCGCAACAACCCCGAGGTCTATCTCATCATCCTCCTCATTGACGAGCGCCCGGAGGAGGTCACCGACATGGAGCGCACCTGCAAGGGCGCCGAGGTCATCAGCTCCACCTTCGATGAACCCCCCGAACGCCACGTCGCCGTCGCCGAAATGGTCATCGAAAAAGCCCGCCGCATGGTCGAACACAAGCGCGACGTCGTCATCCTCCTCGACTCCATCACCCGCCTCGCCCGCGCCTACAACACCGTCCAGCCGCACTCCGGCAAAATCCTCTCCGGCGGCGTGGACGCCAACGCCCTCCACAAGCCCAAGCGCTTCTTCGGCGCCGCCCGCAACATCGAGGAGGGCGGCTCCCTCACCATCATGGCCACCGCCCTCATTGACACCGGCTCCCGCATGGACGAAGTCATCTTTGAGGAGTTCAAGGGCACCGGCAACATGGAAGTGCACCTCGACCGCCATCTGGTGGACCGCCGCATCTTCCCCAGCATCAACATCGAACTCTCCGGCACCCGCAAGGAAGAGCTGCTCTACCACCCGGACGAGTACCAGAAGATCGTCCTCCTCCGCCGCGCCTTGACCGGCGTCCCGCCGGTGGAAGCCATGGAGCTGCTGCTCAACAAGCTCAAGAAAACCCCCAACAACATCATGTTCCTCTTGAGCCTGTCGGTCTGAGCCCCACGCTCCTTTCCGCCAAACAAAAACCCCGCCCTCCGGGCGGGGTGTTTTTTGCCAGCCTCAATCCGCCCCGGCGGCGGCCTACAGTTGCAAACGCGCGTCCTTGTCGAGCATCTCGCTCAGGTTGGTCCAGGACGTCTCATTCATGGTGTTGAACGCGTGCAGATACACAATCACCGCCTCGCGCGGATGCTTCTCCAGCAGAAAATCCACCGCCGCCTTCAATTTCTCATCCTCCACCTTCTCGGGCAGATCCTCCACCACCCCCTCCTTGTGCGGAATGCCCAGGTGATCCAGAAAATCCGCCAGCATCGCGCTTTGTTTCTTCAACAACCACGTGCGAATCAGGTTGCTCGCCGCCGGCTCCATGTGCGGCTTGGTCAACATCTCCAGCATCAACTTGTGCCGCTGCACCCGCGGTTGCCGCTCCAAAAACACCGGCCGCACCCGCCGGGCCTCCGCCACCGCCGCCATCGTCGCGCGGTACACCGGTTTGTCCGCCGCATACGCATGCTCAATAATGTCATTGGCCAGCTCGGGCGGTATGAACGCTAACAGCTCGTTGGACGTCATCATAAACGTTTAACGTGCCGCGCAGTCTAAACGGGACAACCGCTCACTGGCAAGCGTCCCGTGCATGACCGCTCCCCGGGCGTTTGACATCCCCCGCCGCCGCCGTACATTCAACCCCATGGCGCAAGAGCCTGCTCCAGCCTGCATCCGCCTGCGCGGCGTGCGGCACAACAACCTGAAGCACTTTGACCTCGACCTCCCCCTGGGCCGGCTGATCGTCATCACCGGCCTCAGCGGCTCGGGCAAAAGCTCCCTGGCCTTTGACACCCTCTTTGCCGAGGGGCAACGCCGCTACATCGAAACCTTCTCCCCCTACGCCCGCCAATTCTTTGACCGCATGGACAAACCGGCGGTGGACAGCATCGAGGGCATCCCCCCCGCCATCGCCATTGAACAGCGCAACACCGTCCGCTCCACCCGCTCCACCGTCGGCACCATGACCGAGCTGTGCGAGTTCATGAAACAGCTCTGGCCCCACGTCGCCCGCCTCTACTGCGCCGGCTGCGGCCAGCCGGTCCGCCGCGAACCCCCCGAAACAGTGTGGGAAACCGTCGCCCGCGACTGCCAGGGACAGGAAGTCCTCGTAACCTTCGCCCTGCCGCTCTCCGCCAAACTCAGTGTGCCAGAGTCTTTGCAGCTCATCCAGCGCCAGGGTTACCGCCGCCTGCTGGTGCAGGATACCGTCATGGACATTGACGCCGCAGCGGCTTGGCTCTCCCCCTCGCCACCCCCCCACGTAACCGTGATTCAAGACCGCCTGCGCGTCAGCCCCGAGGGGCGCAGCCGCTTCCTCGAAGCCTGCGAGCAGGCCTATCACTTCGGGCATGGCCGCCTGCGCGTCTGGCCCCTGCACCAGGGCCGCCCCGTGCCGGATAAAGCGCTCAGTTTCAGCATCCACTGGCATTGTGCCCGCTGCGATTTGACCTATTCCCCGCCAGCCCCCGCCCTCTTCTCCTTCAACCACCCGGCAGGCGCCTGCCCGGCCTGCAAAGGTTTTGGCCGCATCATCACCGTGGATTACCGGCGCGCCCTGCCCGACCCCGCCAAATCCCTCGCCGAAGGGGCCATCAAACCCTGGCAAAGCGGCATGAGCCGCGAATGCCAGGATGATCTGCTGACTTTCTGCAAAAAACGCGGCGTGCCGGTGAACGTGCCTTTCAAGGATTTGCCGTCCGACATCCAAAATTGGGTCATCGAGGGCGATCCCGACTATGGCCGCGACGCCGCCCATCAATGGCCCCATTCTTGGTACGGTTTGCGGGGCTATTTCCGCTGGCTGGAATCCAAAACCTACAAAATGCACGTCCGCGTGCTCCTCTCCCGCTATCGTGCCTACACCCTTTGCCCCGCCTGCCAGGGCACCCGCCTGAAACCGGAGGCCCTCAATTATCG includes:
- a CDS encoding S41 family peptidase, whose amino-acid sequence is MLLAAGLAGAAGPSLNELREVLLKHLEGVNPEMLDEAAVDGILRRFSNQVMLVTNAAPRAPRSATADTNAPAVAQHRIFDDQYGYLRLTRLESETVDEITRALSELTSSNQLKGLVLDLRFAAGRDLAAAGRLAQWFVGRNRLLMEWKGQKITAPPEPAGNPGPLVVLINGQTKGAPEVLAAILREQITAVLIGSPTSGDTAEYREVTLANGQLLRLAVAAVTLGDGQPLKPGGVRPDILAAVSEREERAYLDNPFRLGEGGGDPASRPRLTEADLVRMKRESSEGESPARPRPSTRPDPAAQLVRDPALARGLDLLKGLNLLKMGRGS
- the rpiB gene encoding ribose 5-phosphate isomerase B; protein product: MLNFFESAQNHRETTAQLRAAIGADHGGFALKEALKPLLEARGFVVEDHGAASAESCDYPDYAQAVAEEVALGRAALGVLVCTTGIGMSMAANKIPGARAALVTTPELARLARTHNDANILCLGAKVTPPETAKAILEAFLEAGFEGGRHLRRVLKMEKGLSCPGLWLKRTDPAIADAIARERQRQQENIELIASENFTSLAVMEAQGSVLTNKYAEGYPGKRWYGGCENVDVAEQLAVDRAKALFGAEHANVQPHSGSSANMAVYFAMLKPGDKMLTMDLSHGGHLTHGNKANFSGKFFEIIHYGVRREDERIDYHQLADLARQHRPRMITVGASAYPRIIDFAQMGEIAREVGALLLADIAHIAGLIAAGLHPSPVGHADFVTTTTHKTLRGPRGGLILCKAQYAKEIDSITFPGIQGGPLMHVIAAKAVCFQEAMQPEFKTYQQNILKNAQALAQGLARNNFRLVSGGTDNHLMLVDVGARGMTGKDCQIALDEAGITVNKNTIPFETRSPFQASGIRLGTPAVTTRGMGEKEMAAIADMIAEVLCDLKNPATARQVRERVRELTAKFPLPY
- the rho gene encoding transcription termination factor Rho; this translates as MNEAPAAPVDRSAPGSINIAKLQAMSMPELTKMAKEWGVENFGTMRKHEIIFQLLQKNAERSGVMFSEGVLEVLPEGFGFLRSQSFNYLPCPEDIYVSPSQIRRFDLQTGNVVAGQIRPPKEKEKFFALLKVEAVDGEDPEKAKDKTHFDNLTPLFPNKRFILETEPDELSTRVLDLVCPIGKGTRGLIVAPPRTGKTVLMQKLANAILRNNPEVYLIILLIDERPEEVTDMERTCKGAEVISSTFDEPPERHVAVAEMVIEKARRMVEHKRDVVILLDSITRLARAYNTVQPHSGKILSGGVDANALHKPKRFFGAARNIEEGGSLTIMATALIDTGSRMDEVIFEEFKGTGNMEVHLDRHLVDRRIFPSINIELSGTRKEELLYHPDEYQKIVLLRRALTGVPPVEAMELLLNKLKKTPNNIMFLLSLSV